The following proteins come from a genomic window of Synechococcus sp. NB0720_010:
- a CDS encoding SRPBCC family protein, which produces MGRWLEHSVTTEVKAPAERVWAVWSDLEAMPRWMNWIESVTTEAGDPDLTDWTLAAQGFRFHWKARITERVEAQQLHWESVGGLPTKGAVRFYPQGGETTAVKLSVSYELPGVLAPLMDASILGGIVTKELQANLDRFRDLVQSGYGQEAH; this is translated from the coding sequence ATGGGCCGTTGGCTTGAACACAGCGTCACCACTGAGGTGAAGGCCCCCGCCGAGCGGGTCTGGGCGGTCTGGAGTGACCTGGAGGCTATGCCCCGTTGGATGAACTGGATTGAGTCCGTCACCACCGAAGCCGGGGACCCCGATCTCACCGACTGGACCCTGGCGGCCCAGGGATTTCGCTTCCATTGGAAGGCGCGGATTACCGAGCGCGTGGAGGCCCAGCAGCTCCATTGGGAATCCGTCGGCGGCCTGCCCACCAAGGGGGCCGTTCGCTTCTATCCCCAGGGCGGCGAGACCACGGCCGTGAAGCTCAGCGTCAGTTACGAGCTGCCGGGGGTGTTGGCGCCGCTGATGGATGCCTCCATCCTGGGGGGGATCGTGACCAAGGAGCTCCAGGCCAACCTGGATCGCTTCCGCGATCTCGTCCAGAGCGGCTATGGCCAAGAGGCGCACTAA
- a CDS encoding lipid-A-disaccharide synthase-related protein → MDQQGQRRVLLLSNGHGEDLSGALIGTALQQQGCSVEALPLVGHGQAYVQAGITTRGKTREYSTGGLGYTSLIGRITEVVQGQVLYLLSRLLLLLRIGHRYDLILVVGDVIPVLAAWLSRRPMATYLVAYSSHYEGRLQLPWPCGGCLKSKRSLAIYSRDQLTASDLSEQLQRPVQFFGNPFFDGALGASEGLAGAPRQRLGLLPGSRLPEALHNLELMLRVLERLPEALRPPQRLGLHAALVGKLTPQEVAPLASRLGWRLELESSSRCSLQRGPLHLQLEWGRFAAVIQQCDLLLSMTGTAAEQCVGLGKPVLQLVGEGPQFTENFAEAQRRLLGPGLFCAPGSGGSEAQLRGTAELLEQLLNRLLSDQRWHEELRQLGEERIGSGGGAAKMSADLLERLAQRHG, encoded by the coding sequence ATGGATCAGCAGGGTCAGCGGCGCGTTCTGCTGCTGAGCAACGGCCACGGCGAAGACCTCAGCGGTGCCCTGATCGGCACGGCTCTCCAACAGCAGGGCTGCAGCGTTGAAGCGCTGCCCCTGGTGGGCCACGGCCAGGCCTACGTCCAGGCGGGCATCACCACGCGCGGCAAGACCCGCGAATACAGCACTGGAGGCCTGGGCTACACCAGCCTGATCGGACGCATCACCGAGGTCGTGCAAGGGCAGGTGCTCTACCTGCTCAGCCGGCTGCTGCTATTGCTGCGGATTGGCCATCGCTACGACCTGATCCTGGTGGTGGGCGATGTCATCCCAGTGCTGGCGGCCTGGTTGAGCCGCAGGCCGATGGCGACGTACCTGGTGGCCTACTCCAGTCACTACGAGGGACGCCTGCAGCTGCCCTGGCCCTGCGGAGGCTGCCTGAAGTCCAAGCGCTCGCTGGCGATCTACAGCCGCGATCAGCTGACCGCAAGCGACCTCAGTGAACAGCTGCAGCGGCCGGTGCAGTTTTTTGGCAACCCCTTCTTTGATGGAGCCCTGGGCGCCAGCGAAGGCCTCGCCGGTGCCCCGCGCCAGCGGCTAGGGCTGCTGCCCGGCAGCCGCCTGCCGGAGGCCCTGCACAACCTGGAGCTGATGCTGCGGGTGCTCGAGCGCCTGCCTGAAGCCCTGCGTCCGCCGCAGCGGCTGGGATTACACGCAGCCCTGGTGGGCAAACTGACGCCCCAGGAGGTCGCCCCCCTGGCCAGTCGCCTGGGCTGGCGTCTGGAGCTCGAGAGCAGCAGCCGCTGCAGCCTGCAGCGGGGCCCCCTGCACCTGCAACTGGAGTGGGGGCGCTTCGCCGCCGTGATCCAACAGTGCGACCTGCTGCTCTCGATGACCGGAACCGCTGCCGAGCAATGCGTAGGGCTGGGCAAGCCGGTGCTGCAGCTCGTCGGAGAGGGTCCGCAATTCACTGAGAACTTCGCGGAGGCCCAGCGGCGTCTACTGGGGCCGGGACTGTTCTGTGCCCCCGGCAGTGGGGGAAGCGAGGCGCAACTGCGGGGCACCGCTGAGCTACTGGAGCAACTGCTGAACCGACTACTGAGCGATCAGCGCTGGCATGAGGAACTGCGGCAGCTTGGCGAGGAGCGGATCGGCAGCGGCGGCGGTGCCGCCAAGATGAGCGCTGATTTGTTGGAGCGTCTGGCGCAGCGCCATGGCTGA
- a CDS encoding iron-sulfur cluster assembly accessory protein, whose translation MTSETATPVATHTGKDGKGILITEPAMKQLATLLPAQGEGKVLRVGVRSGGCSGMSYTMDFIDGSEIREDDERYIYEPSGAPSFTVVSDPKSLLYIYGMQLDFSSALIGGGFNFTNPNATQTCGCGSSFAV comes from the coding sequence ATGACCAGCGAGACCGCCACTCCAGTCGCGACCCACACCGGCAAGGACGGCAAGGGAATCCTGATCACCGAGCCGGCGATGAAGCAGCTGGCGACCCTGCTTCCGGCCCAAGGGGAGGGGAAGGTGCTCCGCGTCGGCGTGCGCTCCGGCGGCTGCAGCGGCATGAGCTACACGATGGATTTCATCGATGGCAGCGAGATCCGCGAGGACGATGAGCGCTACATCTACGAGCCCAGCGGCGCCCCCAGCTTCACCGTGGTGAGCGACCCCAAGAGCCTCCTCTACATCTATGGAATGCAGCTGGACTTCTCCAGCGCGCTCATCGGTGGGGGCTTCAACTTCACCAACCCCAACGCCACCCAAACCTGCGGCTGCGGCAGCTCCTTCGCGGTCTGA
- the zds gene encoding 9,9'-di-cis-zeta-carotene desaturase, producing MRVAIVGAGLAGLAAAVDLVEAGHQVDLYEARPFMGGKVGSWVDDGGNHIEMGLHVFFFNYANLFALLRKVGAIDNLLPKDHTHLFVNSGGDLRELDFRFALGAPFNGLKAFFTTPQLDWLDKLRNALALGTSPIVRGLVDYEGAMKVIRDLDRISFQQWFLGHGGSEQSIRRMWNPIAYALGFIDCEAISARCMLTIFMMFAAKTEASKLNLLKGSPHRWLTGPILEYIQERGARLHLRHRVTEVQFEEVAGETRVTGLTLGTPDGDLKVEADTYLAACDVPGIQRMVPESWRRWPLFDNLYKLEAVPVATVQLRYDGWVTELGDSPMAEAARRDVARPAGLDNLLYTADADFSCFADLALASPVDYRKEGVGSLLQCVLTPGDPWIPKKTEEIVAATDAQVRRLFPSAKNLNLVWSNVVKLAQSLYREAPGMEPYRPDQSTPVTNFFMAGSYTKQDYIDSMEGATMSGRLAAAAILGRQAELATNASVA from the coding sequence GTGCGGGTCGCCATCGTGGGTGCGGGTCTGGCCGGATTGGCGGCGGCGGTGGATCTGGTGGAGGCTGGCCACCAGGTGGACCTCTATGAGGCGCGCCCGTTCATGGGCGGCAAGGTCGGCAGCTGGGTGGATGACGGCGGCAACCACATTGAGATGGGCCTGCACGTCTTCTTCTTTAACTACGCCAATCTCTTCGCCCTGCTGCGCAAGGTGGGGGCGATCGACAATCTGCTGCCCAAGGACCACACCCACCTGTTCGTCAATTCGGGTGGGGATCTGCGGGAGCTGGATTTCCGCTTTGCCCTCGGCGCGCCCTTCAATGGCCTGAAGGCCTTCTTCACCACGCCGCAGCTCGACTGGCTGGACAAGCTGCGCAATGCCCTGGCCCTGGGCACCAGCCCGATCGTCCGCGGCCTGGTGGATTACGAGGGGGCGATGAAGGTGATTCGCGACCTCGATCGCATCAGCTTCCAGCAGTGGTTCCTGGGCCATGGCGGCAGCGAGCAGAGCATTCGCCGGATGTGGAATCCGATCGCCTATGCCCTGGGCTTCATCGACTGTGAGGCGATCTCGGCCCGCTGCATGCTGACCATCTTCATGATGTTCGCGGCCAAAACCGAGGCCTCCAAGCTCAACCTGCTCAAGGGCTCGCCCCACCGCTGGCTCACCGGCCCGATCCTCGAGTACATCCAGGAGCGGGGCGCGCGTTTGCATCTGCGCCACCGGGTGACCGAGGTCCAGTTTGAAGAGGTCGCCGGCGAGACCCGCGTTACCGGCTTGACCCTCGGCACCCCTGACGGTGATCTCAAGGTCGAGGCCGACACCTACCTGGCGGCCTGCGATGTCCCTGGTATTCAGCGGATGGTGCCTGAGTCCTGGCGCCGTTGGCCTCTGTTCGACAACCTCTACAAGCTCGAGGCGGTGCCGGTCGCCACGGTTCAACTCCGCTACGACGGCTGGGTGACCGAACTGGGTGATTCCCCCATGGCCGAGGCCGCCCGCCGGGATGTGGCCCGTCCCGCCGGTTTGGACAACCTGCTCTACACAGCGGATGCGGACTTCAGCTGCTTCGCCGACCTGGCCCTGGCCAGTCCGGTGGATTACCGCAAGGAGGGGGTGGGTTCCCTGCTGCAGTGCGTCCTGACCCCCGGCGATCCCTGGATTCCCAAGAAAACAGAGGAGATCGTCGCGGCGACCGACGCCCAGGTCCGGCGCCTGTTCCCCTCGGCTAAAAACCTGAACCTGGTCTGGAGCAACGTCGTCAAGTTGGCCCAGTCCCTCTACCGCGAGGCCCCGGGGATGGAGCCCTACCGCCCGGACCAGAGCACGCCGGTCACCAACTTCTTCATGGCCGGTAGTTACACCAAGCAGGACTACATCGATTCGATGGAAGGCGCCACCATGAGTGGGCGTCTTGCCGCTGCCGCGATCCTGGGTCGTCAGGCGGAGCTGGCCACCAATGCATCCGTTGCCTAG
- a CDS encoding iron uptake porin, with amino-acid sequence MKLFQKLLLAPAALGLLAPVAANAADVNIAGLSAYSSQDQVTSITQFSDVQPTDWAYQALSNLIERYGCVAGYPNGTYRGNRAMTRYEAAALLNACLDRITEVTDELKRLMKEFEHELAITRGRVDGLEAKVGELQATQFSTTTKLRGYSRFVVGANSFTGTNTAAGDAGTPYTTAFKKATVGATTFNYDQRLYLDTSFTGKDLLRTLLRAGNFQESAYNYGLLKLDPAFQEQAGANVVGVNRLFYAFPVGEKLKFNVGARVRIDDPGMLAIGVPSVYKPGLLDFFTRAGSPGVYNKSGFGAGFGGTYKKLLGIKGLAISSNYVSADGSDGNPSTGGIMTNGSNSVSVTQLGYLGQNTPLIGGNYAIAAAYTYAQNSKLHRATPYGFDVGRTGANNSYGVSGYWIPENTGWIPTVSLGWGSTNAENATFRGIPYRTDNWAKTQSWMVGLQWNDALRKGNKAGMAVGQAPYVSDNGGGSIGTVAGASTPMDSNTMWEWWYEYQVSDNISVKPALYYINNLDGQYGKYNTSSGAYNAKDNVFGGLVMTTFRF; translated from the coding sequence ATGAAACTGTTCCAGAAGCTTCTTCTGGCGCCTGCGGCTCTGGGCCTTCTGGCTCCTGTTGCTGCAAACGCCGCTGATGTCAACATCGCCGGCCTGAGCGCTTACAGCAGCCAGGACCAGGTCACCTCGATCACCCAGTTCTCCGATGTGCAGCCCACCGACTGGGCCTATCAGGCACTGAGCAACCTGATCGAGCGCTACGGCTGCGTCGCTGGCTACCCCAACGGCACCTACCGCGGCAACCGTGCGATGACCCGCTATGAAGCGGCCGCACTGCTGAACGCTTGCCTCGACCGGATCACTGAGGTGACCGACGAGCTGAAGCGCCTGATGAAGGAATTCGAGCATGAGCTCGCCATCACCCGGGGCCGTGTCGATGGCCTTGAGGCCAAGGTTGGTGAACTGCAGGCGACCCAGTTCTCCACCACCACCAAGTTGCGTGGCTACAGTCGATTCGTTGTTGGTGCGAATAGCTTCACCGGCACGAATACGGCCGCTGGTGATGCAGGAACTCCCTACACAACGGCGTTTAAAAAAGCCACCGTTGGTGCCACCACGTTTAACTACGACCAGCGCCTCTATCTCGATACCAGCTTCACCGGTAAGGACCTGCTCCGCACCCTCTTGCGTGCTGGTAATTTCCAAGAAAGCGCCTACAACTACGGTCTGCTCAAGCTGGATCCGGCCTTCCAGGAACAGGCTGGTGCCAACGTTGTTGGCGTGAACCGTCTCTTCTACGCCTTCCCTGTGGGAGAGAAGCTCAAGTTCAACGTGGGTGCTCGGGTTCGTATTGACGACCCCGGCATGCTCGCCATCGGCGTTCCCTCGGTCTACAAGCCGGGTCTGCTGGACTTCTTCACCCGCGCGGGCTCCCCTGGCGTCTACAACAAGAGCGGTTTCGGCGCCGGCTTCGGTGGCACCTACAAAAAGCTGCTTGGCATCAAGGGCCTCGCCATCAGCAGCAACTACGTCTCCGCTGATGGGTCCGACGGCAACCCCAGCACCGGCGGCATCATGACCAATGGCTCCAACAGCGTCTCGGTGACGCAGTTGGGTTACCTGGGTCAGAACACCCCGCTGATCGGCGGCAACTACGCCATCGCGGCGGCCTACACCTACGCCCAGAACTCCAAGCTGCACCGCGCCACTCCCTACGGCTTTGACGTCGGCCGCACCGGCGCCAACAACAGTTATGGCGTCAGCGGTTACTGGATCCCCGAGAACACCGGTTGGATCCCGACCGTGAGCCTCGGCTGGGGTTCCACCAACGCCGAGAACGCCACCTTCCGCGGTATCCCCTACCGCACCGATAACTGGGCCAAGACTCAGTCCTGGATGGTTGGCCTGCAGTGGAACGATGCGCTGCGCAAGGGCAACAAGGCCGGCATGGCCGTCGGTCAGGCCCCCTACGTGAGCGACAACGGCGGCGGCTCTATCGGCACCGTCGCTGGCGCTAGCACCCCGATGGACTCCAACACCATGTGGGAGTGGTGGTACGAGTACCAGGTCTCCGACAACATCTCGGTCAAGCCAGCGCTGTACTACATCAACAACCTCGACGGTCAGTACGGCAAGTACAACACCAGCAGCGGTGCCTACAACGCCAAGGACAACGTCTTTGGCGGCCTGGTGATGACCACCTTCCGCTTCTGA
- the ndhO gene encoding NAD(P)H-quinone oxidoreductase subunit O has product MAEATAIKKGALVKVNRAAYGGSLESKASDTTAPDYLFEGPAEVLLVKGDYAQLRYRRPVPDVWLRLDQLEAFN; this is encoded by the coding sequence ATGGCCGAAGCGACCGCCATCAAGAAAGGCGCCCTGGTGAAGGTGAATCGCGCGGCCTACGGCGGCAGCCTCGAGTCCAAGGCCAGCGACACCACCGCACCGGACTACCTCTTCGAGGGTCCGGCTGAGGTGCTGCTGGTGAAGGGGGACTACGCCCAACTGCGCTATCGCCGTCCGGTGCCCGATGTCTGGCTGCGGCTGGATCAGCTGGAAGCCTTCAACTAA
- a CDS encoding J domain-containing protein has protein sequence MPQSARDPYAVLGVAASASGAEIKAAYRALVKQHHPDAGGDEEVILAINAAWEVLRDRERRAEHDRHRVVSSHESTVRSAAAGRAARKATAESARGDEALLLWLQTVYGPIDRLLGQVINPFPAEFKALSADPYDDQLMEAFCSYLEQSQAKLEKVETLYRSMAAPASAQGFSLSVYHCLSQVKDAVVELERYTMGYVDNYLHDGREMLREAKHRRTRLQAERRRLDL, from the coding sequence ATGCCCCAGTCCGCCCGCGATCCCTATGCGGTGCTCGGTGTGGCGGCTTCAGCCAGTGGCGCGGAGATCAAGGCGGCCTACCGGGCTTTGGTCAAACAGCACCACCCCGATGCCGGGGGAGATGAAGAGGTGATCCTGGCGATCAATGCGGCCTGGGAGGTCCTGCGGGATCGGGAGCGCCGCGCTGAACACGACCGCCACCGCGTCGTCAGCAGCCATGAATCCACGGTGCGCTCCGCAGCGGCGGGTCGGGCGGCCCGCAAGGCCACGGCGGAATCAGCCCGCGGTGATGAGGCCCTGCTGCTCTGGTTGCAGACGGTCTACGGCCCCATCGACCGCTTGCTGGGTCAGGTGATCAATCCCTTCCCCGCTGAATTCAAGGCGCTCTCGGCCGACCCCTACGACGACCAGCTGATGGAGGCCTTCTGCAGCTACCTCGAGCAGAGCCAGGCCAAGCTCGAGAAGGTGGAGACGCTCTATCGCTCCATGGCCGCACCGGCCTCAGCCCAGGGATTCAGCCTCAGCGTTTATCACTGCCTCTCCCAGGTCAAGGACGCCGTGGTCGAACTGGAGCGCTACACCATGGGCTACGTGGACAACTACCTCCACGACGGCCGCGAGATGTTGCGGGAAGCCAAGCACCGGCGAACCAGGCTGCAGGCGGAGCGCCGGCGACTGGACCTTTAG
- a CDS encoding TIGR01777 family oxidoreductase: MRILLVGCSGFVGRALVPQLLAAGHQLVLLSRSSAPLAAVRSPQLQRLQADPAQAATWQLPAVQEALASSEAVINLAGEPIAEKRWSDAHRALLSSSRIHTTRALVAAMQALPEGQRPQTLISGSAIGYYGTSETGRFSETSPAGSDFLAGLCQAWEKEAEAASSFARVVVLRIGIVLGADGGALGKMLPVFRMGFGGPIGNGQQWMSWITRQDLCRLIAEALANPAYQGAYNAVAPAPCSMARFAAALGQALGRPSLLPVPAPILQLLLGDGAKVVLEGQQVLPERLQQQGFVFEDGELSAALERATT, encoded by the coding sequence GTGCGGATTCTGCTGGTGGGGTGCAGTGGTTTTGTCGGCCGGGCCCTGGTGCCGCAGCTGCTCGCGGCGGGCCATCAATTGGTGCTGCTCAGCCGCTCCAGCGCACCTCTGGCGGCCGTGCGGTCCCCCCAACTGCAGCGTCTTCAGGCGGACCCCGCTCAGGCGGCCACCTGGCAGTTGCCCGCGGTGCAAGAGGCCCTGGCCTCCAGTGAGGCGGTGATCAACCTGGCGGGTGAGCCCATCGCCGAGAAACGTTGGAGCGACGCCCACCGGGCCCTGCTCAGCAGCAGCCGCATCCACACCACCCGTGCCCTGGTGGCTGCCATGCAGGCGCTCCCCGAAGGCCAGCGCCCCCAGACCCTGATCAGTGGCTCGGCCATCGGCTACTACGGCACCAGCGAGACCGGGCGCTTCAGCGAAACCAGCCCCGCGGGCAGTGACTTCCTGGCCGGGCTCTGCCAGGCCTGGGAGAAGGAAGCCGAGGCGGCCTCAAGCTTTGCTCGCGTGGTGGTTCTGCGAATCGGGATTGTCCTCGGCGCCGACGGCGGTGCCCTGGGCAAGATGCTGCCGGTCTTCCGGATGGGCTTTGGCGGACCGATTGGCAACGGCCAGCAGTGGATGAGCTGGATCACCCGCCAGGACCTCTGCCGCCTGATCGCCGAGGCCCTGGCCAATCCCGCCTATCAGGGTGCCTACAACGCCGTGGCCCCAGCCCCCTGCAGCATGGCCCGCTTCGCGGCGGCCCTCGGTCAGGCCCTCGGGCGCCCCAGCCTGCTGCCGGTGCCAGCGCCGATCCTGCAGCTGCTGCTCGGCGATGGAGCCAAGGTGGTGCTCGAGGGTCAGCAGGTCCTGCCGGAGCGCCTGCAGCAGCAGGGTTTTGTCTTTGAAGACGGGGAGCTCAGCGCTGCTCTCGAGCGCGCCACCACTTGA